In Bacillus pumilus, the sequence ATCGTTGAAGGTAATCGTGGACCTCAAGCTGCAAACGTAACAAAAATCTAATCAACTAAATGAATGATGAACCGACAAAATAAAGAGAGGCTTATGCCTCTCTTATTTGATTTTCAGCTGAATTTCAATCGCTAAAATATTTTGCTTCAGTCTTTGTTCAATTTCAGAGATATCTTTTTCGAGAAAAGGTCTTCCCTTCTTTGCTACATCTACTAGCTGCTCTAGATCGCTATACACCTCTTGAAATGTTCGATGTAATACCGTTTCGAAATCCTTATTATTCATACCGGCCTTCCTCTTTTCCTCTAATATCCGTCACTTAGTCAAAAAGTAACTCAACCAAAACTTTCTATAGTTATATCGGCTCATTTTCTGGAATATGTTCTTTTTTTACGCATTCTATCCGTTTTTTTTCACGAGCCGATGTGTGATCAGGGAAAACCGGTGCACCCTCTTACTTTTTGAGCAGTGCATTTCCGTATTCTTTTATTTTTTCTCCTACTGTACATTGCTGAATACAAAAGGAATGGGCATATTTTTTGCCAAATTCTTTTCGAAAGTGCTTTTTAATAAAACAATCTGAACAATACGTGTCTTGAAGATCTGTCAATTCTTTTACTGCTGTTTTTTTATCCACATTATTCAGCTCCGTCTGCATCTAATTTCAACTTACTTTCGATTGGGACGTCTGCAAGAATCTGCCTTGCAAGCTGATCCGCTTCTGCATTTTGTTTACGATCGATGACTTCATATGTTGGCGTGAGCTTCAGCTCTTTTAAAGACGCTTCAATCCGGTCGAGCCATTTGTTATGTATATCATCATAACAAGGCCATTCTCCTTTTAGCTGATTCATGACAACAAGTGAATCTCCTCTAATCGTGACAGAATTTCTGCTGGCACCCAGGTCTTTTAA encodes:
- a CDS encoding zinc-finger domain-containing protein — translated: MDKKTAVKELTDLQDTYCSDCFIKKHFRKEFGKKYAHSFCIQQCTVGEKIKEYGNALLKK